A window of the Schistosoma mansoni, WGS project CABG00000000 data, supercontig 0221, strain Puerto Rico, whole genome shotgun sequence genome harbors these coding sequences:
- a CDS encoding XP_018644677.1 → MTQYIGELAWPVTRMKYMGLTYKPILQIQAFSQNFIKRMVGFRSFLFYINAHALANNLKQTS, encoded by the coding sequence atgactcaatatataggtgaattggcttggccagtaactagaatgaagtatatgggcttaacatataaaccgatactacagaTACAAgcattttctcaaaatttcataaaacggatggtcggattcagatcattcttgttttatattaacgcacacgctctcgcaaataatctaaaacaaacatcataa